From a single Pleurodeles waltl isolate 20211129_DDA chromosome 10, aPleWal1.hap1.20221129, whole genome shotgun sequence genomic region:
- the CCNB3 gene encoding G2/mitotic-specific cyclin-B3 has protein sequence MMPTARNPRAGNSKLPRLPGKPVATQNTNPDKDDASQTKRSPSSPQGAPKKRSAFGDITNAHKNPVVQVKKKDGVKPAAKKTQKNNAHPGVSKHNEINLKKSIKKPPAEETTTKPEDIGDKEVIEVPVEKPLLVEEKQPEELAPAIEDVDKDSDDPSVSSIYATEIFNYMKQREEKFVIPNYMQKQQDISREMRAILVDWMVEVQENFELNHETLYLAVKIVDHYLAVSVSMREKLQLIGSTAILISSKFEERCPPCVDDFLYICDDAYKRDEIISMEMEILRKLDFDINIPISYRFLRRFAKCARANMETLTLARFICELTLQEFDYVQESASKLAASCLLLALCMKSLGGWTPTLSHYSGYQAADLIPLVKRLNFLVSCQKDEKLKAVRNKYTHKVFFEVAKMPPLTMVSLEEALKS, from the exons ATGATGCCCACCGCCCGCAACCCCAGGGCAGGGAACAGTAAACTGCCACGGCTGCCAGGGAAACCTGTGGCAACGCAGAACACCAACCCTGACAAG GATGATGCAAGTCAGACCAAGCGGTCTCCATCTTCTCCTCAGGGAGCACCCAAGAAGCGGTCTGCCTTCGGAGACATTACTAAT GCACACAAGAACCCTGTCGTGCAGGTCAAGAAGAAAGACGGTGTCAAACCTGCTGCCAAAAAGACGCAGAAAAACAACGCGCATCCAGGCGTATCCAAACACAATGAAATTAACCTGAAAAA GTCTATAAAGAAACCCCCTGCAGAAGAGACAACAACAAAACCCGAGGATATTGGAGATAAGGAGGTCATTGAGGTGCCCGTAGAGAAGCCCCTCTTGGTGGAAGAAAAACAGCCTGAAGAG CTGGCTCCAGCGATTGAGGACGTTGACAAAGATAGCGATGACCCCTCAGTAAGCTCTATATATGCCACGGAGATCTTCAACTACATGAAGCAGAGAGAG GAGAAGTTTGTTATTCCAAATtacatgcagaagcagcaggatatCAGCAGGGAGATGAGGGCCATCCTGGTCGACTGGAtggtggaggtgcag GAGAACTTTGAGCTCAACCATGAGACGCTGTACCTGGCTGTGAAAATTGTGGACCACTACTTGGCAGTGTCTGTGAGCATGAGGGAGAAGTTGCAGCTCATCGGCTCCACAGCCATCCTAATTTCTTCAAAGTTTGAG GAACGCTGCCCACCCTGTGTGGATGACTTCTTATATATCTGCGATGATGCGTACAAAAGGGATGAGATCATCTCCATGGAGATGGAAATTCTGAGGAAGCTGGATTTCGACATTAACATCCCCATCTCGTATCGCTTCCTGCGGAGGTTCGCCAAG TGTGCGCGTGCAAACATGGAGACACTTACCCTGGCTCGCTTCATCTGCGAGCTGACCCTGCAGGAGTTCGATTATGTTCAGGAGAGTGCCTCGAAGCTGGCGGCCAGTTGTTTGCTCCTGGCACTATGCATGAAAAGTCTTGGAGGATGG ACTCCTACCTTATCGCACTACAGTGGGTACCAAGCTGCAGATCTCATCCCTCTGGTCAAGAGACTGAACTTCCTAGTGAGTTGTCAGAAGGACGAGAAGCTGAAAGCTGTCCGAAATAAATATACTCACAA GGTTTTCTTTGAGGTTGCCAAAATGCCCCCCTTGACCATGGTAAGCCTGGAAGAGGCTCTGAAGAGCTAA